Proteins co-encoded in one Ammospiza caudacuta isolate bAmmCau1 chromosome 16, bAmmCau1.pri, whole genome shotgun sequence genomic window:
- the LOC131564806 gene encoding thymosin beta-4-like, with protein MGLGGGGGERRGEERRDYPDLFQLTLPQTATKQLKREQPDGPIMSDKPDFAEIETFDKTKLKKTETREKNPLPTKETIEQEKQSESTA; from the exons ATGGGTttgggagggggaggaggggaaaggagaggagaggagaggagggattACCCTGACCTTTTTCAACTCACACTGCCTCAGACGGCCACCAAGCAGCTGAAGAGAGAGCAGCCAGACG GACCCATCATGTCCGACAAACCAGATTTTGCAGAAATTGAAACATTTGACAAGACCAAGCTGAAGAAGACAGAAACCAGAGAGAAAAATCCACTGCCCACTAAAGAAA CTATCgaacaggaaaagcaaagtgaAAGTACAGCCTGA